The following proteins come from a genomic window of Nicotiana tomentosiformis chromosome 12, ASM39032v3, whole genome shotgun sequence:
- the LOC104088384 gene encoding branched-chain-amino-acid aminotransferase 2, chloroplastic-like, producing MIQRAACFPRALLSSLQKVGVRYFTAPAALTSAQSSADWDYESADYDWDNLGFKLIQTDYMFMTRCSQYGNFEKGQLNPYGNIELSPSAGVLNYGQGLIEGTKAYRRDDGRTFLFRPHESAIRMQIGAERMCMPSPSTQQFVDAVKLTALANNRWIPPAGKGSLYIRPLLIGNGPILGVAPAPEYTFLVYACPVGNYLRNGTQPLTLYVEEEHHRASRGGAGGVKSITNYGPVLKAIKRAKERGYSDVLYLDSVNNRYIEEVSAANIFLVKEKVIATPVPSGTILEGITRKSIIDLAHDLGYQVEERLIEAEELISADEVFCTGTALGVAPIGSITYKNKRIEYKVSSELISEQLNTRLVAIQKGIIEDKRDWVLEIK from the exons ATGATTCAAAGGGCTGCATGCTTTCCCAGAGCTCTACTTTCTTCTCTACAGAAG GTAGGAGTTAGGTACTTTACTGCCCCTGCAGCTCTAACTTCTGCACAATCTTCTGCTGATTG GGATTACGAATCAGCGGATTATGATTGGGATAATCTTGGATTCAAGTTGATTCAAACTGATTATATGTTTATGACAAGATGCTCTCAATATGGGAATTTTGAAAAAGGCCAACTTAATCCTTATGGGAACATTGAATTGAGCCCCTCTGCTGGTGTTTTGAACTATGGACAG GGTTTAATTGAAGGTACAAAAGCTTATAGAAGAGATGATGGACGTACTTTTCTTTTCCGTCCACACGAAAGTGCAATTCGAATGCAAATTGGTGCTGAAAGAATGTGCATGCCTTCCCCTTCTACTCAACAATTTGTCGATGCTGTCAAGCTAACTGCTCTGGCTAATAACCGTTGG ATTCCACCTGCTGGCAAAGGGTCACTTTATATTAGGCCTCTGCTTATAGGAAATGGGCCTATACTTGGAGTGGCTCCAGCTCCTGAGTACACATTCCTTGTCTACGCTTGCCCTGTAGGAAATTATTTAAGG AATGGAACACAACCGTTAACCTTATATGTTGAGGAAGAACATCATCGTGCCTCACGAGGGGGAGCTGGTGGAGTCAAAAGCATTACTAATTATGGCCCG GTTTTGAAAGCTATAAAGAGAGCAAAGGAGAGAGGATACTCAGATGTATTGTACCTTGACTCAGTAAATAATAGATATATTGAAGAGGTCTCTGCCGCTAACATTTTCCTTGTTAAG GAAAAAGTCATTGCAACTCCAGTTCCCAGTGGAACCATTCTTGAAGGAATCACAAGGAAAAGCATTATAGACCTTGCACATGATCTTGGATACCAG GTTGAAGAACGCTTGATTGAAGCTGAGGAATTGATTAGTGCAGATGAAGTTTTCTGTACAGGAACTGCACTTGGTGTTGCACCAATAGGAAGTATAACTTACAAGAACAAACg GATTGAATACAAGGTAAGCTCAGAACTAATTAGCGAGCAATTAAACACGAGACTAGTAGCGATTCAAAAAGGTATTATCGAGGACAAGAGGGATTGGGTTCTTGAGATTAAGTGA